The following coding sequences lie in one Arachis ipaensis cultivar K30076 chromosome B05, Araip1.1, whole genome shotgun sequence genomic window:
- the LOC107643665 gene encoding PLASMODESMATA CALLOSE-BINDING PROTEIN 3: MMAILMYFVVFLAMAGHSRGALYCVCKDGVGDQALQKAIDYACGAGADCTPILQNGPCYQPNTIKDHCNYAVNSYFQKKGQAQGSCDFSGAATTSPTAPPTSSSSCVFPTGPGNTGIGTGTTPTSTTPGTSPTTITPTTPTSATPGSTTGTGTGTGTGTGTGTGIGTGTGTGAGTTTGSPNNVFGISPSSSSTGAGGYNDSSDGGLHLTGTSNIMLLLLTLVAAFLRVQIS, from the exons ATGATGGCTATTTTGATGTACTTTGTGGTTTTTCTGGCCATGGCTGGTCATTCAA GAGGAGCTCTTTACTGTGTATGCAAAGATGGTGTTGGAGATCAAGCTCTTCAAAAAGCAATAGATTATGCATGTGGTGCTGGTGCTGATTGCACTCCTATTCTCCAAAATGGACCATGTTACCAACCCAACACTATTAAAGATCATTGCAACTATGCAGTTAATAGTTATTTCCAGAAAAAGGGTCAAGCCCAAGGAAGTTGTGATTTTTCTGGAGCTGCTACTACAAGCCCAACCGCACCTCCTA CTTCATCATCATCATGTGTTTTCCCCACAGGTCCTGG CAACACTGGAATAGGTACTGGTACAACTCCAACCTCCACTACACCAGGCACATCACCAACCACCATAACTCCAACCACCCCAACAAGTGCAACTCCAGGTTCAACCACTGGCACTGGCACCGGTACAGGCACTGGAACGGGAACTGGCACCGGAATTGGAACTGGCACCGGAACCGGAGCCGGGACAACCACTGGGAGCCCTAATAATGTGTTTGGAATTAGTCCATCAtcatcttcaactggagcaggtGGATACAATGACTCAAGTGATGGAGGGCTTCATTTGACAGGCACTAGTAACATTATGTTGTTACTATTAACCCTAGTTGCTGCCTTCTTGAGGGTCCAAATATCTTAA
- the LOC107640666 gene encoding uncharacterized protein LOC107640666 → MDLNDGMTDPRHHLNNFKSRMYLANAFDATRCKAFSTILTKAAMKWFDMLPPKSVISFDDLSQKFLTRFSIQKDKAKHAPSLLGIKQEVGKTLRDYIEGFNKLCLEIQSLPTEVMIMGLVNGLKEGPFSQSISK, encoded by the coding sequence ATGGACCTCAACGACGGAATGACCGACCCTAGGCACCACCTCAACAACTTCAAAAGCAGGATGTACCTGGCCAATGCCTTTGACGCCACCCGCTGCAAAGCATTCTCAACCATTCTGACCAAAGCGGCTATGAAGTGGTTCGACATGTTACCCCCTAAGTCGGTAATTAGCTTCGATGACCTGTCCCAGAAGTTCCTGaccaggttctccatccagaaggataaagcgaAACATGCACCGAGCTTGTTAGGAATCAAACAAGAGGTCGGAAAAACCCTCCGCGACTACATAGAAGGGTTCAACAAACTGTGCTTGGAGATCCAGAGTCTACCCACTGAAGTCATGATCATGGGACTAGTCAATGGCCTCAAAGAGGGACCCTTCTCCCAATCAATATCCAAGTGA